A genomic segment from Malus domestica chromosome 05, GDT2T_hap1 encodes:
- the LOC103420533 gene encoding berberine bridge enzyme-like 8, producing MLQMAIPRLPHILQLSVLLVLSTSWATSASADPENFVHCLLNHSQTSHPIAPAIYSPKNASYSSVLEFYIQNLRFNTSTTRKPFLILTALHESHVQISVVCAQIHNLQMKIRSGGHDYEGVSYVAVVPFFILDMFNLRSIHVDIKSKTAWVQAGATLGEVSYRIAEKSKTHGFPAGVGPTVGVGGHFSGGGYGNMMRKYGLSVDNIVDAQLVNVHGELLDRKSMGEDLFWAITGGGGASFGVVIAYKINLVRVPEIVTVFKVPRTLEQNATDIVYRWQYIADKLDDDLFIRLTMGVVNGTSSNSSGENNKTFTASFIAMFLGDSERLLSIMDKSFPELRLTQSDCTEMSWAQSMLFWSILPTGSATEALLNRTQVRRFFKRKSDYVKKPIPKTGLKWIFKKMIELEKPRLTFNPYGGKMSEISASATPFPHRAGNLWKVQYATDWDIPGTEASDHHIEFTRKLHMYMTPFVSKNPREAFYNYKDLDIGINHNANGMSSYLEGRVYGIKYFKHNFDRLVNVKTKVDPGNFFRNEQSIPTLPH from the coding sequence ATGCTACAAATGGCAATTCCAAGGCTTCCACATATCTTACAGCTTTCAGTTCTTTTGGTTCTATCTACTTCATGGGCAACTTCAGCTTCAGCTGATCCTGAGAACTTTGTTCATTGCCTTCTAAACCATTCCCAAACTTCTCACCCAATTGCCCCAGCAATTTACTCTCCCAAAAATGCTTCCTACTCATCCGTTTTGGAATTTTACATCCAAAACCTCCGATTCAACACATCTACAACCCGAAAACCCTTCCTCATCCTCACTGCATTGCATGAGTCCCACGTGCAAATATCCGTTGTTTGTGCCCAGATCCATAACTTGCAAATGAAGATTAGAAGTGGAGGCCATGATTACGAGGGTGTATCGTACGTGGCTGTAGTTCCATTCTTCATCCTCGACATGTTTAATCTTCGGTCCATCCACGTAGACATCAAATCCAAAACTGCATGGGTCCAGGCGGGGGCTACTCTTGGTGAAGTTTCCTATAGAATTGCCGAGAAAAGCAAAACCCATGGCTTTCCCGCTGGTGTTGGCCCTACAGTTGGCGTTGGAGGCCACTTCAGTGGCGGTGGATATGGTAATATGATGAGAAAGTACGGCTTGTCAGTTGACAACATAGTTGATGCACAACTTGTGAATGTGCATGGTGAACTTCTTGACCGAAAATCGATGGGAGAAGACCTTTTTTGGGCCATTACAGGAGGTGGAGGAGCCAGCTTTGGAGTTGTGATCGCGTATAAAATTAATCTTGTACGCGTTCCAGAAATAGTTACTGTTTTCAAGGTTCCGAGAACCCTGGAACAAAATGCGACAGACATTGTCTACCGTTGGCAATATATCGCGGATAAACTTGACGATGACTTGTTCATCAGGCTTACCATGGGTGTTGTAAATGGTACTAGTTCAAATAGTAGTGGAGAAAACAATAAGACTTTTACGGCTTCATTTATTGCCATGTTTCTCGGAGACTCTGAGAGGCTCCTTTCAATCATGGACAAGAGCTTCCCTGAATTGCGTTTGACGCAATCTGATTGCACCGAAATGAGCTGGGCTCAATCTATGCTTTTCTGGTCGATATTGCCAACTGGGTCAGCTACTGAAGCTTTGCTTAATAGAACACAAGTGCGACGCTTTTTCAAGAGAAAGTCAGACTATGTCAAAAAACCAATTCCAAAAACTGGTTTGAAGTGGATttttaagaaaatgattgagCTTGAGAAACCAAGGTTGACCTTTAACCCCTACGGCGGAAAAATGAGTGAGATATCGGCGTCGGCAACTCCATTTCCTCATAGAGCTGGGAATCTTTGGAAGGTTCAGTATGCAACAGACTGGGACATACCGGGGACCGAGGCATCAGATCATCATATTGAATTCACAAGAAAGCTCCACATGTACATGACTCCTTTTGTTTCCAAAAATCCAAGGGAAGCCTTTTACAACTACAAGGATCTTGACATTGGGATCAACCATAATGCTAATGGCATGTCAAGCTATTTGGAGGGGAGAGTTTATGGCATTAAGTACTTCAAGCATAACTTTGATAGGTTGGTGAATGTGAAGACCAAGGTCGATCCTGGTAATTTCTTTAGGAATGAACAAAGTATCCCTACTCTTCCACACTAA
- the LOC103454507 gene encoding patellin-4-like, with product MTSSREPCPRRQAPVVEPPPSAVCGSWSYDKEYVLKRNFRARVLKAGMPGRPHSRASRNGGCYKRREKNGGGEEEKRLGEGGGGVGFWMGGEEKRVEEREDEKKEEKPHEVCDKKTEEVARENEKEAEEGEEVKKSEDGCEVVDKDISLWGVPLFLGKGFEGIDVVFLKFLRAREFKVNEAFEMLKKTLQWRKESKIDSILDEDVCADLSFAAYLNGVDREGHPVCYNIFGVFDNEELYQMTFGNEENGGQFLRWRLQLMEKSVQKLDLRPGGVTSLLQINDLKNSPGPVKKELRIATKQAVGLLQDNYHELVAKKIFINVPFWYYALNALLSPFLTQRTKSKFVVARPAKVTETLLKYIPTQEIPAQYGGFKRDNDSEFSAEDGADLCFVCSTLLWDLTVLGWEVNYKEEFVPTDEGSYTIIVQKKKKMGSNESPIRNTLRRNEPGKVVLTIENNSRKKKKVLYRYKAKKCSTL from the exons ATGACAAGCTCTCGCGAACCTTGCCCTCGGCGACAAGCTCCTGTCGTCGAGCCACCTCCCTCTGCGGTCTGCGGTTCGTGGTCCTACGATAAGGAGTACGTGCTGAAGAGGAACTTTAGGGCTAGGGTTCTCAAGGCTGGGATGCCAGGTCGTCCTCACTCCAGAGCTTCAAGGAATGGTGGTTGCT ATAAGAGAAGGGAGAAAAATGGTGGGGGTGAAGAGGAGAAAAGGCTCGGggaaggtgggggtggggtgggtttttggatgggaggggaggagaagagagtggaggagagggag GATgagaaaaaggaagagaaacCACATGAGGTATGTGATAAAAAGACAGAGGAAGTAGCtagagagaatgagaaggaagCGGAAGAAGGCGAGGAGGTGAAGAAATCGGAAGATGGTTGTGAAGTAGTAGACAAGGATATCTCTCTTTGGGGAGTGCCACTTTTCCTGGGTAAGGGTTTTGAGGGCATTGATGTTGTTTTCTTGAAGTTCTTAAGGGCTAGGGAGTTCAAGGTTAATGAGGCTTTTGAGATGCTGAAGAAAACCCTTCAATGGCGGAAGGAGTCCAAGATCGATTCGATTTTGGATGAGGATGTCTGTGCCGATCTGAGCTTTGCCGCTTACTTGAACGGCGTTGATCGCGAAGGCCACCCCGTTTGCTACAACATTTTTGGGGTTTTCGACAACGAGGAGCTCTATCAGATGACTTTTGGAAATGAGGAGAATGGAGGGCAATTCCTAAGGTGGAGGCTCCAGCTGATGGAGAAGAGCGTACAGAAGCTTGATCTGAGGCCTGGTGGTGTCACTTCTCTGCTTCAGATCAACGACCTCAAGAACTCTCCCGGTCCGGTGAAGAAGGAGCTCCGGATTGCCACAAAGCAAGCTGTTGGGCTTCTGCAGGACAACTACCATGAGTTGGTTGCCAAAAAG ATCTTCATAAATGTTCCTTTCTGGTATTATGCACTTAATGCATTGCTATCTCCTTTCTTGACTCAAAGAACCAAGAGCAAGTTCGTCGTTGCTCGCCCCGCGAAGGTCACTGAAACCCTTCTCAA GTACATTCCAACTCAGGAGATACCTGCTCAGTACGGTGGTTTCAAGAGGGACAACGACAGCGAGTTTTCTGCCGAAGATGGCGCTGATTTATGTTTT GTTTGTAGCACATTACTGTGGGACTTGACTGTTTTAGGATGGGAAGTGAATTACAAGGAGGAATTTGTTCCAACTGATGAGGGGTCGTACACCATTATTgttcagaagaagaagaaaatggggtCTAACGAAAGCCCAATTCGCAACACTCTCCGAAGAAACGAACCCGGGAAGGTTGTCCTGACAATCGAGAACAATTCgcgcaagaagaagaaggttctGTACCGGTACAAGGCCAAGAAGTGCTCCACcttatga